The DNA segment GGCGACCTGACCGTGGACGTGCTGCGCGGCGTCAGCTTTTCCATCGGACGCGGCGAGTTCGTGGCCATCCAGGGTTCTTCCGGCTCCGGCAAGTCCACGCTGCTGCACATCCTGGGCCTGCTGGACAGCCCCACTGCGGGCCGCTACGTGCTGGACGGGCACGACGTGTCGCACCTGGACGACGACGCCCGGTCGGAGGCCCGCAACCAGCTGACCGGCTTCGTGTTCCAGAACTTCTACCTCATCCCCTACGCCACCGCGCTGGACAACGTGCTGCTGCCCGGCCTGTACAGCCACAAGAACCTGCGCACCCAGCGCAAGCGGGCCGAAGACCTGCTGCACCGCGTGGGCCTTGGCGACCGCATGGACTTCGTGCCCGCGCGCCTTTCCGGCGGGCAGCAACAGCGCGTGGCCCTGGCCCGCGCCCTGCTGAACGACCCCGCCCTGATCCTGGCCGACGAGCCCACCGGCCAGCTCGATTCCACCACCAGCGCCGACATCCTGGACCTGTTGGCGGACATCAACCGTACCGGCAAGACCGTGGTGGTGGTGACCCATGACATGGAAACCGCCGCCCGCGCGCGGCGGCGCATCGTCATCCGCGACGGGGTCATCGAAAGCGACGGCC comes from the Nitratidesulfovibrio sp. genome and includes:
- a CDS encoding ABC transporter ATP-binding protein — encoded protein: MTSTPNDTARQTEAVKTPAPSTGTGAPLVELSGITRSFRQGDLTVDVLRGVSFSIGRGEFVAIQGSSGSGKSTLLHILGLLDSPTAGRYVLDGHDVSHLDDDARSEARNQLTGFVFQNFYLIPYATALDNVLLPGLYSHKNLRTQRKRAEDLLHRVGLGDRMDFVPARLSGGQQQRVALARALLNDPALILADEPTGQLDSTTSADILDLLADINRTGKTVVVVTHDMETAARARRRIVIRDGVIESDGLHGEGLPSPDPSAIGPVGGGVPA